A stretch of the Gemmatimonas sp. UBA7669 genome encodes the following:
- a CDS encoding M20/M25/M40 family metallo-hydrolase produces MRRTLVLAAATLAPLSFAAVTAEAQTAATFPAPDATLARLWTLGMDSSQVQRLGQVLLDSIGPRLTGTARQKMANDWLLSLYKQWGAEGRNEQIGTWRGWRRGHSHIDLIAPRMRSLEGTMLAWSPGTKSKDITANTIVLPRFADSTEFVKWLPQAKGKFVLVSAPQPTCRPTDNWTQHATPASKARMDSARAEVNREWGGTSVRGTGYSNALGTGSLGMRLEEGGVAGVITSRPKNAWGTIDVFETYNTKAPAIALSCEDYGLVFRLTENNQGAKLRINTDAELLGEQPIFNTIGMLKGSEKPDEYVVLSAHFDSFDGGSGATDNGTGSLTMLEAFRLLATAYPKPKRTILVGHWTAEEHGLVGSRAFTEDHPEVVSGLQALFNQDNGTGRIQSINAAGLPNAGVHLREWLGKLPTEVSSALNPRIPGSPSGGGSDDASFACHGAPAFGMGGVSWDYGTYTWHTNRDTYDKVVFDDLKHNATLVAMLAYLASEDPSKITRERATAADMAPQGRAAAAGGAQGAGTFAWPTCQKAPRKTNPRLR; encoded by the coding sequence ATGCGTCGCACGCTGGTGCTCGCCGCGGCCACGCTGGCTCCGTTGTCCTTCGCCGCCGTCACCGCGGAGGCCCAGACGGCCGCCACCTTCCCGGCGCCAGACGCCACGCTGGCCCGTCTCTGGACGCTCGGCATGGACAGCTCGCAGGTGCAGCGACTCGGGCAGGTGCTGCTCGACTCCATCGGTCCGCGTCTCACGGGCACGGCACGCCAGAAGATGGCCAACGACTGGTTGCTTTCGCTCTACAAGCAGTGGGGCGCCGAGGGCCGCAACGAACAGATCGGCACCTGGCGCGGATGGCGTCGCGGGCATTCACACATCGATCTCATTGCACCGCGCATGCGGTCGCTCGAAGGCACCATGCTCGCGTGGAGCCCGGGCACCAAGAGCAAGGACATCACCGCCAACACCATTGTGCTGCCGCGTTTTGCTGACAGCACGGAGTTCGTGAAGTGGTTGCCGCAGGCCAAGGGCAAGTTCGTGCTGGTGTCAGCACCGCAGCCCACCTGCCGCCCCACCGACAACTGGACGCAGCACGCCACGCCGGCCAGCAAGGCACGCATGGACAGTGCGCGCGCCGAGGTCAATCGCGAGTGGGGCGGCACCAGCGTGCGCGGCACGGGATACAGCAACGCACTCGGCACCGGCAGCCTCGGCATGCGTCTCGAAGAAGGTGGCGTGGCTGGCGTGATCACCTCGCGTCCAAAGAACGCCTGGGGCACCATTGACGTGTTCGAGACCTACAACACCAAGGCGCCGGCCATCGCGCTGTCGTGTGAAGACTACGGCCTCGTGTTCCGTCTCACCGAGAACAATCAGGGCGCCAAGCTGCGCATCAACACCGATGCGGAGCTGCTGGGTGAGCAGCCCATCTTCAACACCATAGGCATGCTCAAGGGCAGCGAGAAGCCCGATGAGTATGTCGTGTTGTCGGCGCATTTCGATTCCTTCGACGGCGGCAGTGGCGCCACCGACAACGGCACGGGGTCGCTGACCATGCTTGAGGCCTTCCGTCTCCTGGCCACCGCGTATCCCAAGCCCAAGCGCACCATTCTCGTGGGCCATTGGACGGCGGAGGAGCACGGCCTCGTTGGGTCACGCGCCTTCACTGAAGATCATCCCGAAGTGGTGAGCGGCCTGCAAGCCCTGTTCAATCAGGACAACGGCACGGGCCGCATTCAGAGCATCAACGCGGCCGGACTGCCAAACGCGGGCGTGCATCTGCGCGAGTGGCTGGGCAAGCTGCCCACCGAAGTGTCGAGTGCCCTCAACCCGCGCATTCCCGGTTCGCCGAGTGGTGGTGGCAGCGACGATGCCAGCTTTGCCTGTCATGGCGCACCCGCCTTCGGTATGGGCGGTGTGAGCTGGGACTACGGCACGTATACCTGGCACACCAATCGCGACACTTACGACAAGGTCGTGTTCGACGATCTCAAGCACAACGCGACCCTGGTGGCCATGTTGGCCTATCTCGCCAGTGAAGATCCGAGCAAGATCACGCGTGAGCGGGCCACGGCGGCCGACATGGCGCCGCAGGGTCGTGCGGCGGCGGCCGGTGGGGCGCAGGGGGCCGGAACCTTTGCCTGGCCCACGTGTCAGAAGGCGCCACGGAAGACCAATCCGCGTCTCCGTTAG
- a CDS encoding M28 family metallopeptidase — protein MTSRAWHAPRVLVDRVALMAAALVASSSVLGPRTLAAQDAPRPRTVPAGVNSSPLPLKHEPRPTSGAITTQDLMTRLYIVADDSLGGRDVGTEGHFKATEYLAAEAKRMGLKPAGENGTFFQELKIGVRRVDPMATFIAGGASLALNREWAVASRVDLSFDNVPVIFGGDLGNVVIDSAQAVGKLVALRVPRSNQAVSQVAFGPVPTPSGARGVVLLLPNGAAGVLSFVNRPDLKSLDPTPGTSYLVVSDSAAAKLFPTSIAALAPGAEGARVTISAPLQITAPKFPVRNVVALLEGSDPVLKHQYVAVGAHSDHVGTVPRGVDHDSILVFNRIVRPGGAEDERNFGTPEQFAQINAELVELRKTKPARRDSIFNGADDDGSGTVAVQEVAEYLASLKTRPKRSTLFVWHAGEEKGLWGSAYYTEHPTVPRDSIVAQLNVDMVGRGSATDVTGTTASGAPLRGGPDYLQLVGSRRLSTELGDLVERVNTDKKHNFVFDYAMDANGHPMNIYCRSDHYEYAKWGIPVTFFTTGGHSAYHQLTDEPQYIDYPHMQRVTRLIADIALELGNGARPKVDGVRMEPRGSCKQ, from the coding sequence ATGACATCCCGCGCGTGGCATGCGCCGCGGGTTTTGGTGGACCGGGTGGCGCTCATGGCGGCGGCGTTGGTGGCCAGCAGCAGTGTGTTGGGGCCGCGCACACTGGCCGCGCAGGATGCACCGCGCCCGCGCACGGTACCGGCGGGTGTGAACTCGTCGCCGCTGCCACTCAAGCATGAGCCGCGGCCCACGAGTGGCGCCATCACCACGCAGGATCTGATGACGCGGCTGTATATCGTGGCCGACGATTCACTGGGCGGACGCGATGTAGGGACCGAGGGCCACTTCAAGGCCACGGAGTATCTGGCGGCGGAAGCGAAGCGCATGGGGCTCAAGCCGGCGGGAGAGAACGGGACGTTCTTTCAGGAGCTCAAGATCGGCGTGCGACGCGTCGATCCAATGGCCACGTTCATCGCTGGTGGTGCGTCGCTCGCCTTGAATCGGGAGTGGGCGGTCGCTTCGCGCGTTGATCTGTCCTTCGACAACGTGCCGGTGATCTTTGGCGGGGATCTTGGCAACGTCGTCATCGATTCCGCGCAGGCCGTCGGCAAGTTGGTGGCGCTGCGTGTGCCTCGCAGCAATCAGGCCGTCTCCCAAGTGGCGTTCGGGCCAGTCCCGACACCATCCGGCGCACGGGGGGTGGTGCTGCTGCTGCCCAACGGTGCGGCGGGCGTGCTGTCGTTCGTCAACCGACCTGATCTCAAGTCGCTGGACCCCACGCCTGGCACGAGCTACCTGGTGGTGAGTGATTCGGCGGCCGCCAAGTTGTTCCCGACGAGTATCGCCGCTCTTGCGCCGGGTGCGGAGGGCGCACGCGTGACCATTTCGGCGCCACTGCAGATTACGGCGCCCAAGTTCCCCGTGCGCAACGTGGTGGCCTTGCTCGAAGGCAGTGATCCGGTGCTCAAGCATCAGTACGTGGCCGTGGGTGCGCACAGCGACCACGTGGGTACCGTGCCGCGTGGCGTGGATCACGACTCGATCCTGGTCTTCAATCGCATCGTGCGGCCCGGTGGCGCGGAAGACGAACGCAACTTTGGCACACCCGAACAGTTCGCGCAGATCAACGCCGAGCTGGTTGAGCTCCGCAAGACGAAGCCCGCGCGTCGTGATTCGATTTTCAACGGCGCCGACGACGATGGCTCAGGCACGGTCGCCGTGCAGGAAGTGGCGGAGTATCTGGCGAGTCTCAAGACCCGACCCAAGCGCAGCACGCTGTTCGTGTGGCACGCCGGTGAGGAAAAGGGCTTGTGGGGCTCGGCCTACTACACGGAGCACCCCACGGTGCCGCGCGATTCGATCGTGGCGCAGCTCAACGTGGACATGGTGGGCCGCGGCAGTGCAACGGACGTCACGGGAACGACGGCCAGCGGAGCGCCACTGCGCGGTGGGCCCGACTACCTGCAGCTGGTGGGTTCGCGGCGGCTGTCCACGGAGCTGGGCGATCTGGTGGAGCGCGTGAACACGGACAAGAAGCACAATTTCGTGTTCGACTACGCCATGGATGCGAACGGGCACCCGATGAACATCTACTGCCGGAGCGATCACTACGAGTACGCCAAGTGGGGGATCCCGGTCACGTTCTTTACCACCGGCGGCCACTCGGCCTACCATCAGCTGACGGACGAGCCCCAGTACATTGACTACCCGCACATGCAGCGGGTGACGCGACTGATTGCCGATATCGCGCTGGAGCTGGGGAACGGAGCGCGGCCGAAGGTGGATGGAGTGCGGATGGAGCCGAGGGGGAGCTGCAAGCAGTAA
- the ychF gene encoding redox-regulated ATPase YchF, whose amino-acid sequence MLRLGIVGLPNVGKSTLFNALTAAKAEAANYPFCTVEPNVGMVEVPDPRLDKLAEIVQPKRTVPAVVQFVDIAGLVKGASQGEGLGNKFLQNIRETDAIVHVIRCFADDDVTHVMGQPDPARDKEIIELELALSDLGQVEKRLDKAKRAAKSNDKDALAELPALEAANAALSEGKPLWRAGLTSEQLAQLEGLQLLTAKPVLYAANVTDAELSGEEGQYLTSLRAAVAASGEQAQIVPFSAKIESELAELPTDERAEFLASLGIESAGLDRLIRAGYSLLGLETYFTAGEQEVRAWTIHRGDTAPKAAGVIHTDFEKGFIRAETVAYTDFVTHGGWKGAKEKGVVRSEGKEYVVQDGDVLLFRFNV is encoded by the coding sequence ATGCTTCGCCTCGGTATCGTCGGGCTGCCCAACGTGGGCAAGTCGACCCTGTTCAATGCGCTTACCGCCGCCAAGGCGGAAGCGGCCAACTATCCGTTCTGCACCGTCGAGCCCAACGTGGGCATGGTGGAGGTGCCGGACCCGCGTCTCGACAAGCTGGCCGAGATCGTGCAGCCCAAGCGCACGGTGCCGGCGGTGGTGCAGTTCGTGGACATCGCCGGGCTGGTGAAGGGCGCGTCGCAGGGTGAAGGGCTGGGCAACAAGTTCCTGCAGAACATCCGCGAAACCGACGCCATCGTGCACGTCATCCGCTGCTTTGCCGACGACGATGTGACGCACGTCATGGGGCAGCCTGACCCGGCGCGTGACAAGGAAATCATCGAACTCGAACTCGCGCTGTCCGACCTGGGTCAGGTGGAGAAGCGGCTCGACAAGGCCAAGCGCGCCGCCAAGTCCAACGACAAGGATGCGCTGGCGGAGCTGCCGGCGCTCGAGGCGGCCAACGCCGCGCTGAGCGAAGGCAAGCCGCTGTGGCGCGCGGGGCTGACGAGCGAGCAGCTGGCGCAGCTCGAGGGTCTGCAGTTGCTCACGGCCAAGCCGGTGCTGTACGCGGCCAATGTGACGGACGCCGAGTTGTCGGGTGAAGAGGGCCAGTACCTCACGTCGCTGCGCGCGGCCGTGGCGGCCAGCGGCGAACAGGCGCAGATCGTGCCCTTCTCGGCGAAAATCGAAAGCGAGCTGGCCGAGCTCCCGACGGATGAGCGCGCGGAGTTTCTTGCATCGCTGGGTATCGAGTCGGCCGGCCTCGACCGTCTCATTCGCGCCGGCTACTCGCTGCTGGGTCTCGAGACGTACTTCACCGCCGGTGAACAGGAAGTGCGGGCCTGGACTATTCATCGGGGTGACACGGCACCCAAGGCCGCCGGTGTAATTCACACCGACTTCGAGAAGGGCTTCATTCGTGCAGAGACGGTGGCCTACACCGACTTCGTGACGCACGGTGGCTGGAAGGGCGCGAAGGAAAAGGGTGTCGTGCGCTCGGAAGGCAAGGAGTACGTCGTGCAGGACGGCGATGTGCTGCTCTTCCGTTTCAACGTCTGA
- the rplI gene encoding 50S ribosomal protein L9 yields the protein MEVILRNAVDKLGHPGDIVSVSPGFARNFLLPRGLAYEATPGNRKRIAAEKSRLEALEAEKVAAAKQIADKLAEVSVTFAARVGEEGKLFGSVTTADIAHQLEAQGFKIEKRQIELNEPIKTLGVYRVGVRLHADVHPEIKVWVIKQ from the coding sequence ATGGAAGTCATTCTCCGCAACGCCGTCGACAAGCTCGGACATCCTGGTGACATTGTCTCCGTGTCGCCGGGCTTCGCCCGCAATTTCCTCCTGCCCCGCGGTCTGGCCTACGAGGCCACGCCGGGCAACCGCAAGCGCATCGCGGCCGAGAAGAGCCGTCTCGAGGCCCTCGAGGCCGAGAAGGTGGCTGCGGCCAAGCAGATCGCGGACAAGCTGGCTGAGGTCTCGGTGACCTTCGCCGCCCGCGTCGGCGAGGAAGGCAAGCTGTTCGGCTCGGTGACCACGGCCGACATTGCGCATCAGCTTGAGGCCCAGGGCTTCAAGATCGAGAAGCGCCAGATCGAGCTCAACGAGCCGATCAAGACGCTGGGTGTGTATCGCGTGGGCGTGCGTCTGCACGCCGACGTGCACCCGGAGATCAAGGTGTGGGTGATCAAGCAGTAA
- the rpsF gene encoding 30S ribosomal protein S6 has protein sequence MAKLKIRRNPTRRYEAVYIFDSALEDTTIAEKLEKLQALLNLAEPAEIEHWGRRQLAYKIGRHESGYYIISHFTTTPSTLPEFERALKLDEGVVRYLVTLYEHELGAPKLSDEELASRRRASDDDDDDEE, from the coding sequence GTGGCAAAGCTCAAGATCCGCCGCAACCCCACGCGGCGGTACGAAGCCGTGTACATCTTCGACAGTGCGCTCGAAGATACGACGATTGCTGAAAAGCTCGAGAAGCTGCAGGCCCTGCTCAACCTCGCGGAACCCGCGGAGATCGAGCACTGGGGTCGTCGTCAGCTGGCCTACAAGATCGGCCGTCACGAGAGTGGCTACTACATCATCAGCCACTTCACGACGACGCCGTCCACGCTGCCCGAGTTCGAGCGTGCGCTCAAGCTCGACGAAGGCGTGGTGCGCTACCTGGTGACGCTGTACGAGCACGAGCTCGGCGCGCCCAAGTTGAGCGATGAGGAGCTCGCCTCGCGCCGCCGCGCGAGCGACGATGACGACGACGACGAGGAATAA
- a CDS encoding DUF2232 domain-containing protein, which yields MSGAVAPEAVATAPRERGWRWFVLGLVLMVAVTASPAWPAPLALLAGAVRLLLPVEQFALLVLTGIAACSIVGWWNGGRLLSAVLWTAAASYVVWKVPMPLSGYGAFLRGWAVVLGAAFGLVCLATASRPFLARALAAVALAGTVTVAGLSLRAPQGQTAFAGAEQMLTAEYQQRLASSLEQWRARSSSDTWREFTKRVPLAIERAGRFENLLVMLGEPVSASSAVGGTRAGPLVRLAPALLALESLMALALAWSAYHRLSRARVGPPLGALRELRFNDQLVWGVVVGVTILLLPTLAGYRLVGLNLVAFFGTLYALRGAGVLSCWIPERLAVWLPLGLVVLVPVLGPVWVLLALLAVTFTLGLGDTWRDFRAGTSPRGSPR from the coding sequence ATGTCCGGAGCGGTCGCGCCTGAAGCAGTCGCGACCGCTCCGCGTGAGCGGGGGTGGCGCTGGTTCGTCCTGGGGCTTGTCCTCATGGTGGCCGTCACCGCGTCGCCGGCCTGGCCGGCGCCCCTGGCCCTGCTTGCGGGTGCGGTACGGCTGCTCCTGCCGGTGGAGCAGTTCGCCCTGCTGGTGCTCACGGGCATCGCTGCCTGCTCCATCGTGGGTTGGTGGAACGGCGGACGTTTGCTGAGTGCCGTGCTGTGGACCGCGGCGGCGTCCTACGTCGTGTGGAAGGTGCCGATGCCCCTCTCGGGCTACGGTGCATTTCTGCGAGGTTGGGCGGTGGTGCTGGGCGCGGCCTTCGGGCTGGTCTGTCTGGCCACCGCTTCCCGTCCGTTTCTCGCGCGTGCGCTCGCGGCAGTGGCGTTGGCGGGCACGGTCACGGTCGCCGGCTTGTCGCTCAGAGCTCCGCAGGGCCAGACGGCTTTCGCGGGCGCCGAGCAGATGCTGACGGCTGAATACCAGCAGCGTCTGGCCAGTTCGCTGGAGCAGTGGCGGGCCCGGTCGTCGTCCGACACCTGGCGGGAGTTTACGAAGCGCGTGCCGCTGGCCATTGAGCGGGCGGGTCGCTTCGAGAACCTGCTGGTGATGTTGGGTGAACCGGTGAGCGCCTCGTCGGCGGTTGGCGGAACGCGGGCCGGTCCGCTGGTTCGTCTGGCGCCTGCTCTGCTGGCGCTGGAGTCGCTGATGGCGTTGGCACTGGCCTGGTCGGCCTATCATCGACTGAGCCGGGCCCGTGTGGGGCCGCCCTTGGGCGCTCTGCGCGAGCTGCGTTTCAACGATCAGTTGGTATGGGGCGTGGTGGTGGGTGTCACCATTCTCCTGCTGCCCACCTTGGCCGGCTACCGGTTGGTGGGACTCAATCTCGTGGCATTCTTCGGGACGCTGTATGCGCTTCGCGGCGCTGGTGTCCTGTCGTGCTGGATCCCCGAGCGCCTGGCGGTGTGGTTGCCGCTGGGCCTGGTGGTGCTGGTCCCAGTCCTTGGGCCCGTGTGGGTGCTGCTGGCGTTGCTGGCGGTGACCTTCACGCTCGGATTGGGAGATACCTGGCGGGACTTTCGTGCGGGCACGTCCCCGCGTGGCTCGCCCCGCTGA
- a CDS encoding DUF3108 domain-containing protein: protein MSRTSSLVAPLALVVGAALSLGGARVTLAQSSAQTAAVAQAARRLPTDAAAVPFDVGERLEYDVKFGSLKVGNGSMEVKEITEVRGRTAWHTVFTITGGIPLYRVNDVYESWFDVVSLNSLRYHQDVDEGNYERKRRYEIFPERGMMREGDRPEEPTVAQPLDEGSFLYFVRTLPLEVGRTYEFSRYFKAQGNPVRIKVLRKERVSVPAGDFDAVVLQPTFQTKGIFSQNGKAEVWITDDERRMMVQMKSKLSFGSLNLYLRKTAGTKP from the coding sequence ATGTCTCGCACGTCGTCGCTCGTTGCACCACTCGCCCTTGTTGTTGGCGCCGCCCTCTCGCTGGGCGGCGCGCGAGTGACGTTGGCGCAGTCGTCAGCGCAGACCGCGGCGGTTGCGCAGGCGGCTCGACGCCTGCCGACGGATGCGGCCGCCGTGCCGTTCGATGTCGGCGAGCGTCTCGAGTACGACGTGAAGTTCGGGTCGCTCAAGGTGGGCAACGGCAGCATGGAGGTGAAGGAGATCACCGAAGTGCGTGGCCGCACGGCCTGGCACACGGTGTTCACCATCACGGGCGGCATTCCGCTTTACCGCGTGAACGACGTGTATGAGTCGTGGTTCGATGTGGTGTCGCTCAATTCGCTGCGCTATCATCAGGATGTCGACGAAGGCAACTACGAGCGCAAGCGGCGCTACGAGATCTTCCCCGAGCGCGGCATGATGCGCGAGGGCGATCGCCCGGAAGAGCCCACGGTAGCGCAGCCGCTGGACGAAGGCTCGTTCCTGTACTTCGTGCGTACGCTGCCCCTCGAAGTGGGCCGCACCTACGAGTTCTCGCGCTACTTCAAGGCGCAGGGCAATCCGGTGCGCATCAAGGTGCTGCGCAAAGAGCGCGTGTCGGTGCCGGCCGGCGACTTCGACGCCGTCGTGCTGCAGCCCACGTTCCAGACCAAGGGCATCTTCTCGCAGAACGGGAAGGCCGAGGTGTGGATCACCGACGATGAGCGGCGCATGATGGTGCAGATGAAGTCGAAGCTGAGCTTCGGCAGTCTCAACCTCTACCTGCGCAAGACGGCCGGTACCAAGCCCTAG
- the rsfS gene encoding ribosome silencing factor, protein MAERPSSPGEPIARRAAALASELKAHDIVVLDLRGVTDMTDFFVIASGTSDTHVRAVAEHIEMGLKQGGVSTTMTEGLTQGRWALLDYADCVIHVFHPTLRQYYQLERLWGDATRVELDPVTTPSRQGV, encoded by the coding sequence ATGGCCGAACGCCCAAGCAGTCCCGGAGAACCCATCGCCCGCCGGGCCGCCGCCCTCGCCAGTGAGCTCAAGGCCCACGACATCGTGGTGCTCGACCTGCGAGGTGTGACGGATATGACCGACTTTTTTGTTATCGCCTCGGGCACATCCGACACCCACGTGCGCGCCGTAGCTGAGCATATCGAGATGGGGCTCAAGCAAGGTGGCGTGTCAACCACCATGACCGAAGGGCTCACGCAGGGTCGGTGGGCATTGCTCGATTATGCCGACTGCGTGATCCACGTTTTCCATCCGACCTTGCGGCAGTACTACCAGCTTGAGCGACTCTGGGGTGACGCCACCCGCGTGGAGCTCGACCCGGTGACCACGCCTTCGAGGCAGGGAGTGTAA
- a CDS encoding SOS response-associated peptidase, producing MCGRYSFGNPARIATLPLGAALPAYPARFNIAPSQSVPLVLQDREGRRAQLARWGLVPFWADDPSIGNRLANARGDTAATKPSFRAAFKSRRGLLPLDAYYEWQTLTGSKVKQPWAIGLPDHAPFAVAALWERWTPKGDPDAEPLVSCCIVTTEPNATMAPIHDRMPVIVAPEHYDQWLDPTHPEAAQALIGPWKGPMEAWKVSTYVNAPRNEGPDCWRPVDSPQDLPPELTSAPDANLPLF from the coding sequence ATGTGCGGCCGCTACTCCTTCGGTAACCCCGCCCGGATCGCCACGCTGCCCCTCGGGGCCGCCCTCCCGGCCTACCCGGCGCGCTTCAACATCGCCCCCTCCCAGTCCGTGCCGCTCGTCCTGCAGGACCGCGAGGGCCGCCGCGCGCAGCTTGCCCGCTGGGGGCTGGTCCCCTTCTGGGCCGATGACCCCTCCATCGGCAACCGGCTGGCCAATGCCCGGGGCGATACGGCGGCAACCAAGCCCTCATTTCGCGCCGCCTTCAAGAGCCGCCGCGGGCTCTTGCCGCTCGACGCCTACTACGAGTGGCAGACCTTGACCGGCAGCAAGGTCAAGCAGCCCTGGGCCATCGGGCTGCCCGATCACGCCCCCTTTGCCGTGGCCGCGCTCTGGGAGCGCTGGACGCCCAAGGGCGACCCGGACGCCGAGCCGCTGGTGAGTTGCTGCATCGTGACCACCGAGCCCAATGCCACCATGGCGCCCATTCACGACCGCATGCCGGTGATCGTGGCGCCGGAACACTACGACCAGTGGCTCGACCCGACGCACCCCGAGGCAGCGCAGGCGCTCATCGGGCCATGGAAGGGACCCATGGAGGCCTGGAAGGTCAGCACCTACGTGAACGCGCCACGCAATGAGGGCCCCGACTGCTGGCGGCCGGTGGACTCGCCGCAGGACCTGCCGCCTGAACTAACCTCAGCCCCAGACGCGAACCTGCCGCTGTTCTAG
- a CDS encoding sialidase family protein, giving the protein MRQHTKMPFATQAAGGCAALLTLAACTGSADVSSDNDLALGTPVPVESPALDTAVLTRSTPHLTLDTSGGVWLSWTERITDSTVRVRVARHDGTRWDSVRTAAARPLFVNWADFPSVLALPNGDLVTHWLEREGSGKYAYGVRVSRSRDAGRSWSAPVSPHTDGLEAEHGFVSMWAEGASDVGLVWLDGRKSAMPDSAREMTIRSAVLGADGALRDEALLDARACDCCQTGTALTGDGRVVVYRDRTAEEIRDIAISRRTSSGWSAPQIVHPDQWHYAGCPVNGPQAASRGDTVVVAWFAAPNDSARVRVVRSVDGGRTFGEPVRVDEGNPMGRVDVELDPDGQPIVSWLEQRTADSSDVLVRRVRFSESGAMASASMAVASTSSARQSGFPRLVATRNGLLAAWTTVKPSLRIQLARIPYTSQNSR; this is encoded by the coding sequence ATGCGCCAACATACCAAGATGCCCTTCGCCACGCAGGCCGCAGGTGGATGCGCGGCCCTGCTGACTCTTGCCGCGTGCACGGGCAGCGCCGATGTCTCGAGCGACAACGACCTCGCCCTGGGCACGCCGGTGCCCGTGGAATCGCCGGCTCTCGATACGGCGGTGCTGACGCGCAGTACACCGCACCTGACGCTCGATACCAGCGGCGGTGTGTGGCTGTCGTGGACGGAGCGCATCACGGATTCGACCGTGCGTGTGCGTGTGGCCCGTCACGATGGCACGCGCTGGGATTCGGTGCGCACGGCGGCGGCGCGCCCGTTGTTCGTCAACTGGGCGGATTTCCCGAGTGTGCTGGCGCTGCCCAATGGTGACCTCGTGACCCACTGGCTCGAGCGCGAGGGCAGCGGCAAGTATGCCTACGGTGTGCGGGTGTCGCGTTCGCGTGATGCCGGTCGCAGCTGGAGCGCCCCGGTTTCGCCGCACACGGATGGACTGGAAGCCGAACATGGGTTCGTGTCGATGTGGGCGGAGGGTGCATCGGACGTGGGTCTCGTGTGGCTGGACGGCCGCAAGAGTGCCATGCCCGACTCCGCGCGTGAGATGACCATTCGCAGTGCCGTGCTTGGCGCCGACGGCGCGCTGCGCGACGAGGCGTTGCTGGACGCCCGCGCGTGCGACTGCTGTCAGACGGGTACGGCGCTGACCGGTGACGGTCGTGTGGTGGTGTATCGCGACCGGACCGCGGAGGAGATTCGCGACATCGCAATTTCGCGCCGCACGAGCAGTGGTTGGAGTGCCCCGCAGATCGTACACCCGGATCAGTGGCACTATGCCGGTTGCCCGGTGAATGGGCCGCAGGCCGCTTCGCGCGGCGACACCGTGGTGGTGGCGTGGTTTGCCGCGCCCAACGACAGTGCGCGGGTGCGCGTGGTGCGCTCCGTGGATGGTGGCCGGACCTTTGGTGAACCTGTGCGCGTGGATGAGGGTAATCCCATGGGCCGGGTGGACGTGGAGCTCGATCCGGACGGGCAGCCCATTGTGTCGTGGCTCGAGCAGCGTACCGCCGATTCGTCGGATGTGCTGGTGCGCCGGGTGCGTTTCTCGGAGAGTGGGGCCATGGCCAGTGCGTCGATGGCGGTGGCGTCCACGTCGAGTGCACGTCAGAGCGGGTTCCCGCGGCTCGTGGCCACCCGGAACGGCCTGCTGGCCGCGTGGACGACAGTCAAGCCGTCGCTGCGTATACAGTTGGCGCGCATCCCTTACACTTCGCAGAACTCACGATGA
- the rpsR gene encoding 30S ribosomal protein S18 — protein MRRQKKPCPITEAGIRYVDYKDDRLLGRFITDYGKILPSRLSGVDARHQRQLSKAVKKARYLALLPYVKGQTS, from the coding sequence ATGCGCCGCCAGAAGAAGCCCTGCCCGATCACTGAAGCGGGCATCCGCTACGTGGACTACAAGGATGACCGCCTCCTGGGCCGGTTCATCACCGATTACGGCAAGATCCTGCCGAGCCGCCTGAGCGGAGTGGACGCGCGCCATCAGCGCCAGCTGTCCAAGGCCGTGAAGAAGGCCCGCTATCTCGCCCTGCTGCCGTACGTGAAGGGGCAGACGAGCTGA
- a CDS encoding four helix bundle protein codes for MQDFRKLRVWRAAQDLAVAVHGMTQTLHGTDAASLRSQVRRSALSIAANVAEGAVSGSPRQFARFLQMAIASTSETESHLDFGIRVRLLPDDEAGALMRDTVVLRRQLIALRKRVLEAANQKPGT; via the coding sequence ATGCAGGATTTTCGGAAGCTCAGGGTGTGGCGGGCGGCGCAGGATCTCGCCGTCGCCGTCCACGGCATGACGCAGACCCTTCACGGGACCGACGCCGCCAGCCTGCGGAGCCAGGTGCGGCGGTCGGCGTTGTCCATTGCGGCCAATGTCGCGGAGGGCGCCGTGAGCGGCAGTCCGCGACAGTTTGCGCGGTTTCTTCAGATGGCCATCGCTTCGACGTCCGAAACTGAAAGTCACCTCGACTTCGGGATTCGGGTGCGGTTGCTACCTGACGACGAGGCGGGGGCCCTGATGCGGGATACGGTGGTATTGCGGCGCCAACTGATCGCCTTGCGAAAACGGGTGCTGGAGGCCGCGAACCAAAAACCCGGAACCTGA